One part of the Vogesella sp. LIG4 genome encodes these proteins:
- a CDS encoding TIGR02466 family protein produces MDLFPTRVWSVSLAALNPHVPQWIEHIEDWRRQTPQPEGRSNRMGWNSAQSLLQQPVFQPLAQAVQAVMDHIFAEMGPPQPRYLLNGWANVHDQGGYNTFHNHAGALLSACYYLKVPAGSGPIVFRDPRPGALLSPWQGSLRPNAGSEIAFQPEAGQLLLFPHWLEHGVEAHAAADSRISIAINAIPDYTGSPR; encoded by the coding sequence ATGGACCTGTTCCCCACCCGGGTGTGGAGCGTGAGCCTGGCAGCATTGAACCCGCATGTGCCACAGTGGATTGAACATATCGAAGACTGGCGGCGGCAGACGCCGCAGCCGGAGGGACGTTCCAACCGCATGGGCTGGAACAGTGCGCAGAGCCTGCTGCAACAGCCGGTGTTCCAGCCGCTGGCGCAGGCGGTGCAGGCGGTGATGGATCACATCTTTGCCGAGATGGGCCCGCCGCAGCCGCGCTACCTGCTGAACGGCTGGGCCAATGTGCATGACCAGGGCGGCTACAACACCTTCCACAATCACGCCGGCGCGCTGCTCAGCGCCTGCTACTACCTGAAGGTGCCGGCGGGCAGCGGCCCCATCGTGTTCCGCGACCCGCGCCCCGGCGCGCTGCTGTCACCGTGGCAGGGCAGCCTGCGGCCCAATGCCGGCAGCGAGATTGCCTTCCAGCCGGAGGCCGGCCAGCTGCTGCTGTTCCCGCACTGGCTGGAGCATGGCGTCGAGGCACATGCGGCGGCCGACAGCCGCATTTCCATCGCCATCAACGCCATTCCCGACTACACCGGCAGCCCACGCTAG
- the kdpB gene encoding potassium-transporting ATPase subunit KdpB, with product MSHKKMALPLLDPQLLRPALWDSVRKLGVREQLKNPVMFVVYLGSLLCSVLWVMALLGKGDAPAWLTGSIAVWLWFTVLFANFAEALAEGRSKAQAASLKGLRKTTWAKQLAAPQRHDSPVTLVESSALRKGDVVLVQQGDVVPCDGEVIEGIASVDESAITGESAPVIRESGGDFSSVTGGTRVLSDWIVVRATVNPGETFIDRMIAMVEGAKRRKTPNEIALTILLLALTLIFLLVTVTLLPFSAYSVHSAGSGQITSLPVLLALLVCLIPTTIGGLLSAIGVAGMSRLMAANVIATSGRAVEAAGDVDVLLLDKTGTITFGNRQASTLLPATGISQAQLAEAAWLSSLADDTPEGKSIVVLAQQLTHGKHAEGSAMLAELQQGRSPANASFVPFTAQSRMSGINVAGRQIRKGAVDAIRRHVETLGGKVEDAVIAASDKVASRGSTPLVVAEGARVLGVVELKDVVKPGIRERFAQLRQMGIKTVMITGDNRLTAAAIAAEAGVDDFLAEATPENKLAMIRDYQSRGQLVAMTGDGTNDAPALAQADVAVAMNSGTQAAREAANMVDLDSSPTKLIEVVEIGKQMLMTRGALTTFSLANDVAKYFAIIPAAFAATYPQLGLLNVMHLASPASALLSAVIFNALIIVALIPLALKGVRYRALGADALLKRNLLVYGLGGLLLPFAGIKLIDLILVLLGLA from the coding sequence ATGAGTCACAAGAAAATGGCCCTGCCGCTGCTGGACCCGCAACTGCTGCGGCCAGCGCTGTGGGACAGCGTGCGCAAACTGGGCGTGCGCGAGCAACTGAAAAACCCGGTGATGTTCGTGGTGTACCTGGGCAGCCTGCTGTGCAGCGTATTGTGGGTAATGGCCCTGCTGGGCAAGGGCGACGCGCCGGCCTGGCTTACCGGCAGCATCGCGGTGTGGCTGTGGTTCACCGTGCTGTTCGCCAACTTTGCCGAGGCGCTGGCCGAAGGCCGCAGCAAGGCGCAGGCGGCCAGCCTGAAAGGGCTGCGCAAGACCACCTGGGCCAAGCAGTTGGCCGCACCGCAGCGCCATGATTCCCCGGTGACGCTGGTGGAATCCAGCGCGTTGCGCAAGGGCGATGTCGTACTGGTGCAGCAGGGCGACGTGGTGCCCTGCGATGGCGAGGTGATCGAAGGCATCGCCTCGGTGGACGAGTCGGCCATTACCGGCGAATCGGCACCGGTGATCCGCGAATCCGGCGGTGACTTCAGCTCGGTCACCGGCGGCACCCGCGTGCTGTCGGACTGGATCGTGGTGCGTGCCACCGTCAACCCGGGCGAAACCTTCATCGACCGCATGATCGCCATGGTGGAAGGCGCCAAGCGCCGCAAGACGCCGAACGAGATCGCGCTGACCATCCTGCTGCTGGCGCTGACGCTGATCTTCCTGCTGGTGACCGTGACCCTGCTGCCGTTCTCCGCCTACAGCGTGCACAGCGCCGGCAGCGGCCAGATCACCTCGCTGCCGGTGCTGCTGGCGCTGCTGGTGTGCCTGATTCCCACCACCATCGGTGGCCTGCTGTCCGCCATCGGCGTGGCCGGCATGAGCCGGCTGATGGCGGCCAACGTCATTGCCACCTCCGGCCGCGCGGTGGAGGCCGCCGGCGACGTGGACGTGCTGCTCTTGGACAAGACCGGCACTATCACCTTCGGTAACCGTCAGGCATCCACCCTGCTGCCGGCAACGGGTATCAGCCAGGCGCAGCTGGCCGAAGCGGCCTGGCTGTCCTCGCTGGCCGATGACACCCCGGAAGGCAAGAGCATCGTGGTGCTGGCGCAGCAGCTGACGCATGGCAAGCATGCGGAAGGCAGCGCCATGCTGGCCGAGCTGCAGCAGGGCCGCAGCCCGGCCAATGCCAGCTTCGTGCCGTTTACCGCGCAGTCGCGCATGTCCGGCATCAACGTGGCTGGGCGGCAGATCCGCAAGGGCGCGGTGGATGCCATCCGCCGCCATGTGGAAACGCTGGGCGGCAAGGTGGAGGACGCGGTGATTGCCGCATCCGACAAGGTGGCCAGCCGCGGCAGCACACCGCTGGTGGTGGCCGAGGGCGCGCGCGTGCTGGGCGTGGTGGAGCTGAAGGACGTGGTGAAGCCGGGCATTCGCGAGCGCTTTGCCCAGCTGCGGCAGATGGGCATCAAGACGGTGATGATCACCGGCGACAACCGCCTGACCGCCGCCGCCATCGCCGCCGAAGCCGGGGTGGATGACTTTCTGGCCGAGGCCACGCCGGAGAACAAGCTGGCGATGATCCGCGACTACCAGTCGCGCGGCCAGCTGGTGGCCATGACCGGTGATGGCACCAACGACGCGCCGGCGCTGGCGCAGGCCGACGTGGCGGTGGCGATGAACAGCGGCACCCAGGCGGCGCGCGAGGCGGCCAATATGGTGGATCTGGACTCCAGCCCCACCAAGCTGATCGAAGTGGTGGAGATCGGCAAGCAGATGCTGATGACGCGCGGCGCGCTGACTACCTTCAGCCTGGCCAACGACGTGGCCAAGTACTTCGCCATCATCCCGGCGGCGTTTGCCGCCACCTATCCGCAGCTGGGGCTGCTCAACGTGATGCACCTGGCCAGCCCCGCCTCGGCGCTGCTGTCGGCGGTGATCTTCAACGCGCTGATCATCGTGGCGCTGATCCCGCTGGCGCTGAAGGGCGTGCGCTACCGCGCGCTGGGCGCCGACGCGCTGCTCAAGCGCAATCTGCTGGTCTACGGCCTGGGCGGCTTGCTGCTGCCGTTTGCCGGCATCAAGCTGATCGACCTGATCCTGGTGTTGCTGGGCCTGGCCTGA
- a CDS encoding transglycosylase domain-containing protein gives MDNSEANLKLSNSKPRTFKMWPFFILLLVVLIGVCAYLLLDEFRSSRLQARYFAHVAHGATFQLQPGPSKAIRFPGKNAGPYDLRMGYAGMPVFQQRLTARGYAVTQQAVPSQGMQDLTDHGLTLPVLSLGLFPPYREKDQAGLTIYDGYGQPLYQSRYPQRVYAGFDNLPPLLISGLLYIENHSLLDEGNASRNPAVEWGRLSKALADKAIHLLNTGYRTPGASTLATQIEKYRHSPDGRTDSEKEKLRQMLSASVRAYMNGEDTTLSRRQLVLAYLNTVPLAARAGFGEISGIGDGMWAWYGRSFDQVNHALDASSPVGQQERATVFKEALSLMISQRSPSWYLNGDMKVLEGLTDSYLRLMAKDNVISPQLRDAALKVSLRQQKERVRLPAVQPIKQKGANAVRVKLAGLLGVSRMYDLDHLDLVANSTLDSRLQQEVTDELVKLRDPDNARAANLVDQNLLQQGAPEGVTYSFTLIERTPGGNKVRVQADNFDQPFDINEGAKLDLGSTSKLRTLVTYLQIVSDLQRMYGDKSNEELAKIKPYEREPIIRRWAIDYLRQNSDHSLPAMLEASLERKYSASPGESFFTGGGLHTFNNFDKEDNYRILTVREATRRSVNLVYIRLMRDVVHYYMNPPSTADDQAVDEDGQRQEYLKRFADREGRTFLAGFYNKYRGKSLEESEALLIERARQSPKRLAVIYRSILPQAGLDEFSAFVSHNTTAAKPDQATLAKLYDQYGPDRFSLTDRGYLASVHPLELWLVAYLHEHPKAGWSELVKASIGQRQEVYTWLFNSRHKGGQSSRINQIREVDAFAQILKVWKKVGYPFDSLVPSYATALGASADRPAALAELMGILVNDGKRLPTVYLDKLHFAASTPYDTTLQQAPAQGEQVLPPEIPHLVRKVLSEVVEQGTARRVSGAFDLDNGTHILVGGKTGTGDNRYKTFAKGGALLTERVVSRSGAFAFYIGDRYFGTLIAYVAGPQAADYKFTSALPVQILKVLSPVLKHRLALEPSVLQAEMPVPVKARLAATDSTATVTPVIKPKPKPAASKPAEKAAEKPVIKPDIPLEETPAASAAG, from the coding sequence ATGGATAATTCAGAAGCCAACCTCAAACTGAGCAACAGTAAACCACGCACTTTCAAGATGTGGCCGTTCTTCATCTTGCTGCTGGTTGTGTTGATCGGGGTATGTGCATACCTGCTGCTGGACGAGTTCCGCAGCTCGCGTCTGCAGGCGCGCTATTTTGCCCACGTGGCACATGGCGCCACCTTCCAGCTGCAGCCTGGCCCCAGCAAGGCGATACGCTTTCCGGGCAAGAATGCCGGGCCGTACGACCTGCGCATGGGCTATGCCGGCATGCCGGTGTTCCAGCAGCGCCTGACAGCGCGCGGCTACGCCGTGACGCAGCAGGCGGTGCCATCGCAGGGCATGCAGGACCTGACCGACCACGGCCTCACCCTGCCGGTGCTGTCGCTGGGGCTGTTCCCGCCCTATCGCGAGAAAGACCAGGCCGGGCTGACCATCTACGACGGCTACGGCCAGCCGCTGTACCAGTCGCGCTACCCGCAGCGGGTGTACGCCGGCTTCGACAACCTGCCGCCGCTGCTGATCTCCGGCCTGCTGTACATCGAGAACCACAGCCTGCTGGATGAGGGCAATGCATCGCGCAACCCGGCGGTGGAGTGGGGGCGGCTGAGCAAGGCGCTGGCCGACAAGGCGATCCACCTGCTCAATACCGGCTACCGCACGCCGGGCGCCAGCACGCTGGCCACGCAGATCGAGAAATACCGCCATTCGCCGGACGGGCGTACCGATTCCGAGAAGGAAAAGCTGCGCCAGATGCTGTCCGCCTCGGTGCGCGCCTATATGAACGGTGAAGACACCACGCTGTCGCGGCGGCAGCTGGTGCTGGCCTACCTCAACACCGTACCGTTGGCCGCACGCGCCGGTTTCGGCGAAATCTCCGGCATCGGCGACGGCATGTGGGCGTGGTACGGCCGCTCGTTCGACCAGGTGAACCATGCGCTGGATGCCAGCTCGCCGGTAGGGCAGCAGGAGCGCGCCACGGTGTTCAAGGAAGCGCTGAGCCTGATGATTTCGCAGCGTAGCCCGTCCTGGTATCTGAACGGCGACATGAAGGTGCTGGAAGGGCTTACCGACTCCTACCTGCGGCTGATGGCCAAGGACAACGTGATCTCGCCGCAGCTGCGTGACGCGGCGCTGAAGGTATCGCTGCGGCAGCAGAAGGAGCGGGTAAGGCTACCCGCGGTGCAGCCCATCAAGCAGAAGGGCGCCAACGCCGTGAGGGTGAAACTGGCCGGGCTGCTGGGGGTATCGCGCATGTACGACCTGGACCACCTCGACCTGGTGGCCAACAGCACGCTGGATTCGCGCCTGCAGCAGGAGGTAACCGACGAGCTGGTGAAACTGCGCGACCCGGACAATGCCCGTGCGGCCAACCTGGTGGACCAGAACCTGCTGCAGCAGGGCGCGCCGGAAGGGGTGACCTACAGCTTCACCCTGATCGAGCGCACCCCGGGCGGCAACAAGGTGCGGGTGCAGGCCGACAACTTCGACCAGCCGTTCGACATCAACGAGGGCGCCAAGCTCGACCTTGGCTCCACCTCCAAGCTGCGCACGCTGGTGACCTATCTGCAGATCGTCAGCGACCTGCAGCGCATGTATGGCGACAAGAGCAACGAGGAGCTGGCGAAGATCAAGCCGTATGAGCGCGAGCCCATTATCCGCCGCTGGGCCATCGACTACCTGCGGCAGAACAGCGACCACAGCCTGCCGGCCATGCTGGAAGCTTCGCTGGAGCGCAAATACTCCGCCAGCCCCGGCGAGAGCTTCTTCACCGGCGGCGGCCTGCACACCTTCAACAACTTCGACAAGGAAGACAACTACCGCATCCTTACCGTGCGCGAGGCCACCCGCCGCTCGGTGAACCTGGTGTACATCCGCCTGATGCGCGACGTGGTGCACTACTACATGAACCCGCCCAGCACCGCCGACGACCAGGCGGTGGACGAGGACGGCCAGCGCCAGGAATACCTGAAGCGCTTTGCCGACCGCGAAGGGCGCACCTTCCTGGCCGGCTTCTACAACAAGTACCGCGGCAAGAGCCTGGAGGAATCCGAGGCGCTGCTGATCGAACGTGCGCGGCAAAGCCCGAAACGGCTGGCGGTGATCTACCGCAGCATCCTGCCGCAGGCCGGGCTGGACGAGTTTTCCGCCTTCGTCAGCCACAACACCACCGCCGCCAAGCCGGACCAGGCCACGCTGGCCAAGCTGTATGACCAGTACGGCCCGGACCGCTTCAGCCTGACCGACCGTGGCTACCTGGCCAGCGTGCACCCGCTGGAGTTGTGGCTGGTGGCCTATCTGCACGAGCATCCCAAGGCAGGCTGGAGCGAGCTGGTGAAGGCCAGTATCGGGCAGCGGCAGGAGGTGTACACCTGGCTGTTCAACAGCCGCCACAAGGGCGGCCAGTCCTCGCGCATCAACCAGATCCGTGAAGTGGACGCCTTCGCGCAGATACTCAAGGTCTGGAAGAAAGTAGGCTACCCGTTCGATTCGCTGGTGCCGTCCTACGCCACCGCGCTGGGCGCCTCCGCCGACCGGCCGGCAGCGCTGGCCGAGCTGATGGGCATCCTGGTGAATGACGGCAAGCGTCTGCCCACGGTGTACCTGGACAAGCTGCACTTTGCCGCCAGCACTCCGTACGACACCACGCTGCAGCAGGCGCCGGCGCAGGGCGAGCAGGTGCTGCCGCCGGAGATTCCGCACCTGGTGCGCAAGGTGCTGTCGGAAGTGGTGGAGCAGGGCACTGCGCGGCGGGTATCCGGCGCCTTTGACCTGGACAACGGCACCCACATCCTGGTGGGCGGCAAGACCGGCACCGGCGACAACCGCTACAAGACCTTTGCCAAGGGGGGCGCGCTGCTGACGGAGCGGGTGGTCAGCCGCTCCGGTGCGTTTGCCTTCTACATCGGCGACCGCTACTTCGGCACCCTGATCGCCTACGTGGCCGGGCCGCAGGCTGCCGACTACAAGTTCACCAGCGCGCTGCCGGTGCAGATATTGAAAGTGCTGTCGCCGGTGCTCAAGCATCGGCTGGCGCTGGAGCCCAGCGTGCTGCAGGCGGAGATGCCGGTGCCGGTGAAAGCCAGGCTGGCCGCCACCGACAGTACGGCAACGGTAACACCGGTGATCAAGCCGAAGCCGAAGCCGGCTGCCAGCAAGCCGGCAGAGAAAGCGGCAGAGAAGCCGGTAATCAAGCCGGACATCCCGCTGGAGGAAACGCCGGCCGCCAGCGCCGCGGGCTAG
- the kdpF gene encoding K(+)-transporting ATPase subunit F → MSLMLWIAGAMALGLGVWLVYALLNAEEI, encoded by the coding sequence ATGAGCCTGATGCTATGGATTGCCGGCGCCATGGCGCTTGGCCTGGGCGTGTGGCTGGTGTACGCGCTACTGAATGCGGAGGAGATCTGA
- a CDS encoding autotransporter outer membrane beta-barrel domain-containing protein produces MVSSDIPNTGTSGFATLTGEYYQESGSTLRVAIVSTSGEVNYSYLSASSVQIDSNSTLDVDVKANSGLSLSSGIHKFEIIRAGTINGQFSQITDNSALFNFVQSVGAGTATSNNALYIEAVRALTVEQAARDNSNFPGVGAAQVFDSGASGLQGVIDKLAQLGTEKEVSNAVTQTLPLNNGAPAAATMDALSSVNQIVQARVEGSTGLSTGDDTASERYVWVKPFGSWADQKDRDGISGYDARTYGMTLGADGALSPKVRLGAAVAYANIDINGNSSVAPQSSKVDVYQLIGYGSYSLDSQSNVNFQLDVGQSRNQGERQIPLMGVTASSDYDSLTAHAGVGLGHNYTLSDSSSFTAAVRADYSWLKDKAYGETGAGALDLQVQGRSTEALVLGVDGKLNKNYDNGTQLQASLGVGYDTMNRQASIVSAFAGAPTANFVTYGAKPSPWQVRGGLGITRKLSSGLEITGRYDVLYKTDFLNQTLSVKLRWLF; encoded by the coding sequence GTGGTTAGCAGCGATATCCCCAATACGGGTACCAGTGGTTTTGCCACCTTGACCGGTGAGTATTATCAGGAGTCCGGCTCCACCTTGCGAGTGGCTATCGTGTCCACCAGTGGGGAGGTGAATTACAGCTATTTGTCTGCGAGCAGCGTGCAAATCGATAGCAACAGCACGCTGGATGTGGATGTGAAAGCCAATAGTGGCCTTAGCCTCAGTTCCGGCATCCACAAGTTCGAAATCATTCGTGCAGGTACCATCAACGGACAGTTTTCACAAATCACCGACAACAGCGCGCTGTTCAACTTTGTGCAATCTGTAGGTGCTGGTACGGCTACTTCCAATAATGCCCTCTACATCGAAGCCGTCCGCGCCCTGACCGTGGAACAGGCCGCGCGCGACAACAGCAACTTCCCTGGCGTGGGTGCGGCACAGGTATTCGACTCCGGCGCCAGCGGCCTGCAGGGCGTGATCGACAAGCTGGCCCAGCTGGGCACCGAAAAAGAAGTGTCCAATGCGGTAACGCAGACCCTGCCGCTGAACAACGGCGCACCGGCCGCGGCCACCATGGATGCGCTGTCCAGCGTCAACCAGATCGTGCAGGCACGCGTAGAGGGCAGCACCGGCCTGTCCACCGGCGACGATACCGCGAGCGAGCGCTACGTGTGGGTGAAGCCGTTCGGCTCCTGGGCGGACCAGAAAGACCGTGACGGCATCAGCGGCTACGATGCCCGCACCTACGGCATGACGCTGGGTGCGGACGGCGCACTGTCGCCGAAAGTACGCCTGGGCGCGGCAGTGGCCTACGCCAACATCGATATCAACGGCAATTCCAGCGTGGCGCCGCAAAGCAGCAAGGTGGACGTGTACCAGCTGATCGGCTACGGCAGCTACAGCCTGGACAGCCAGAGCAATGTGAACTTCCAGCTGGATGTCGGCCAGTCGCGCAACCAGGGCGAGCGCCAGATTCCGCTGATGGGCGTGACTGCCTCGTCCGACTACGACAGCCTGACCGCGCACGCCGGCGTCGGCCTGGGCCACAACTACACGCTCAGCGACAGCAGCAGCTTTACCGCTGCGGTGCGGGCCGACTACTCCTGGCTCAAGGACAAGGCCTACGGTGAAACCGGCGCCGGCGCGCTGGACCTGCAGGTACAGGGCCGCAGCACCGAGGCGCTGGTACTGGGCGTGGATGGCAAGCTTAACAAGAACTACGACAACGGCACCCAGCTGCAGGCCAGCCTGGGCGTGGGCTATGACACCATGAACCGTCAGGCATCCATCGTGTCGGCCTTTGCCGGCGCGCCTACCGCCAACTTCGTTACCTATGGCGCCAAGCCCAGCCCGTGGCAGGTGCGCGGCGGCCTGGGCATCACCCGCAAGCTGTCCAGCGGGCTGGAGATCACCGGTCGCTACGATGTGCTGTACAAGACCGACTTCCTCAACCAGACCCTGTCGGTGAAACTGCGCTGGCTGTTCTAA
- the kdpA gene encoding potassium-transporting ATPase subunit KdpA gives MTSFGLLLALFMLLLTLSVRPMGAWLAPLAAGSMPSRWQALDARLLRVFGVDDRGMNWREYALAVMVFSLLGAVSLYALQRLQGVLPFNPQQMGAVEAGSAFNTAVSFLTNTNWQGYSGETTMSYLTQMLGLAVHNFLSAATGIAVAFALMRGFSRRESGELGNFWADTIRVSVYLLLPLSFVLALVFVSQGVLQNLSGYLSFHGFAGQAQTLAMGPVASQEAIKMLGTNGGGFFNANSAHPFENPSDLSNMLQMLAIFLIPAGLTHAFGRLVGDRRQGWALYLAMSVMFIAAAWALAYFELQGNPLLSSLGVDNAAGSLEGKEVRFGVSGSALFAAVTTAASCGAVNAMHDSFTALGGMVPMWLMQLGEVVFGGVGSGLYGMLIFAVLAVFIAGLMVGRTPEYLGKKIEAFDMKMVALVILVTPLLVLLGTAVAVVVAPGVAGMANPGAHGFSEVLYAFSSAANNNGSAFAGLSANTPFYNAMLAVAMWFGRFAIIVPVLALAGSLAAKKTLPQTAGSMPTHGALFVTLLVGSVLLVGALTYLPSLALGPIVEHLTIWAGR, from the coding sequence ATGACTTCCTTTGGCTTGTTACTGGCGCTGTTCATGTTGCTGCTCACCCTGAGCGTGCGCCCGATGGGGGCCTGGCTGGCGCCGCTGGCCGCAGGCAGCATGCCGTCGCGCTGGCAGGCGCTGGATGCGCGCCTGCTCCGCGTGTTCGGTGTCGACGATCGCGGCATGAACTGGCGCGAGTACGCGCTGGCGGTGATGGTATTCAGCCTGCTGGGCGCGGTGAGCCTGTATGCGCTGCAACGGTTGCAGGGCGTGCTGCCGTTCAACCCGCAGCAGATGGGTGCGGTGGAAGCCGGCTCGGCATTCAATACCGCGGTGAGTTTTCTGACCAATACCAACTGGCAGGGCTACAGCGGCGAAACCACCATGAGCTACCTCACCCAGATGCTCGGCCTGGCGGTGCACAACTTCCTGTCCGCCGCCACCGGCATCGCTGTGGCATTCGCACTGATGCGCGGTTTCTCGCGCCGTGAAAGCGGCGAGCTGGGCAATTTCTGGGCCGATACCATCCGCGTCTCCGTCTACCTGCTGCTGCCGCTGTCCTTCGTGCTGGCGCTGGTATTCGTCAGCCAGGGCGTGTTGCAGAACCTGTCCGGCTACCTGAGCTTCCACGGTTTCGCCGGCCAGGCGCAGACGCTGGCCATGGGCCCGGTGGCATCGCAGGAAGCCATCAAGATGCTGGGCACCAATGGCGGCGGCTTCTTCAATGCCAACTCGGCGCACCCGTTCGAGAACCCGTCCGACCTGTCCAATATGCTGCAGATGTTGGCGATCTTCCTGATTCCGGCCGGCCTCACCCATGCCTTTGGCCGCCTGGTGGGCGACCGTCGCCAGGGCTGGGCGCTGTACCTGGCGATGAGCGTGATGTTCATTGCCGCCGCCTGGGCGCTGGCGTATTTCGAGCTGCAGGGCAACCCGCTGCTGTCGTCGCTGGGGGTGGATAACGCCGCCGGCAGCCTGGAAGGCAAGGAAGTGCGCTTCGGCGTGTCCGGCAGCGCGCTGTTCGCCGCCGTTACCACGGCAGCCAGCTGCGGCGCGGTGAACGCCATGCACGATTCCTTTACCGCACTGGGCGGCATGGTGCCGATGTGGCTGATGCAGCTGGGCGAGGTGGTGTTCGGCGGGGTGGGCTCCGGCCTGTACGGCATGCTGATCTTCGCGGTGCTGGCGGTGTTCATTGCCGGCCTGATGGTTGGCCGCACGCCGGAATACCTGGGCAAGAAGATCGAAGCCTTCGACATGAAGATGGTGGCGCTGGTGATTCTGGTTACGCCGCTGCTGGTGCTGCTGGGCACCGCGGTGGCCGTGGTGGTGGCGCCGGGCGTGGCCGGCATGGCCAACCCCGGTGCGCATGGTTTCTCCGAAGTGCTGTACGCGTTCTCGTCCGCGGCCAACAACAACGGCAGCGCCTTTGCCGGGCTGTCCGCCAACACCCCGTTCTATAACGCCATGCTGGCGGTGGCGATGTGGTTCGGCCGCTTCGCCATCATCGTGCCGGTGCTGGCACTGGCCGGCTCGCTGGCCGCCAAGAAAACCCTGCCGCAAACCGCCGGCAGCATGCCGACGCACGGTGCGCTGTTCGTCACCCTGCTGGTGGGCAGTGTGCTGCTGGTGGGCGCGCTGACCTATCTGCCTTCGCTGGCGCTGGGGCCCATCGTCGAGCATCTGACCATCTGGGCTGGCCGCTAG
- the kdpC gene encoding potassium-transporting ATPase subunit KdpC — MHIAIEQSRQRERAGLWGPAARVLLGLSLLLGLAYPLAVTGVAQVLMPHAANGSLLLKDGKVVGSVLIGQDFHQPGEFWSRLSATADKPYNGIGSGGSNLGPSNPALKKAVAERIAALKAAGPLPAGPIPQDLVTASGSGLDPHISLAAALYQLPRVAAQRHVDPAKLRALIAAHTERSWFGDNARVNVLQLNMDLPR, encoded by the coding sequence ATGCATATCGCAATCGAACAAAGCCGGCAGCGCGAGCGCGCCGGCCTGTGGGGGCCGGCGGCACGGGTGCTGCTGGGGCTGAGCCTGCTGCTGGGCCTGGCCTACCCGCTGGCGGTAACCGGCGTGGCACAAGTGCTGATGCCGCATGCGGCCAACGGTTCGCTGCTGCTCAAGGATGGCAAGGTGGTGGGTTCGGTGCTGATCGGCCAGGATTTCCACCAGCCCGGCGAGTTCTGGAGCCGGCTGTCCGCCACCGCCGACAAGCCGTACAACGGTATCGGCTCCGGCGGCAGCAACCTGGGGCCGTCCAACCCGGCGTTGAAGAAAGCCGTGGCGGAGCGCATCGCCGCGCTGAAAGCCGCCGGCCCGCTGCCGGCAGGCCCGATCCCGCAGGATCTGGTAACGGCTTCCGGCAGCGGCCTCGACCCGCACATCAGCCTGGCAGCGGCGCTGTACCAGCTACCGCGCGTGGCGGCGCAACGCCATGTCGACCCGGCAAAGCTGCGCGCGCTGATAGCTGCGCATACCGAGCGCAGCTGGTTTGGCGATAATGCCCGTGTCAACGTGCTGCAGCTGAACATGGACCTGCCGCGCTGA